The sequence below is a genomic window from Candidatus Poribacteria bacterium.
GATGTCCGCCGCATCGGAAATCGACGCGCCGGGAGCGATCTGATCTGCCGTGACCTGTTTCGCCAGATAGTCAACCATCCGCGTGTTTGCTTCCAGCACGTGCCACGGTTTATCGACATCGACGCAGAACTCGTTGGTCTGAATTGCCAGCACCGCTCTGCCGTCGTCAATCATAAGTTGTAGGGATTGGGCGATTTCGGATTCAGGCGGCGGCATCCCACCGACTGGGACCCTTGTGACTATTCCTGGATTCCTTAAGAGATAAGAAGTCGCGCTACTCCGAAAAGCGTACACGCCGCAGAGCCGATGTGAACCCCCGCGTGGGTGTCCTTCGATACCGGTCAGTTTTGAGAGGTTTTGGTCTTCGGTACCCCCGGTATCAATGCCAGCACAGAGCCAATCGCTTGCGTCTTCGCTACCGAGGGGTTGTACCAATGCTGCAGCTGCTACGTCGTGGGCGCAAAAGTCGCTAATTACAGTGCGTAGGTTTTCAGAAGTGGTTACAATATCGCCGTAAACGACGAGGAAAGGTTCATTTTCGAGGTGTTCTGAGGCGGTTAACACTGCGTTTGCAGTGCCGTCGAGGGGGTGTTGTGTAACAAAAACGACGTTTGGTATATCGGCAACGGCACCCCGTACCTGTTGTGCGTGATGCCCGACGACAACGATAATGCGTTCACACCCGACTTCGACCAAATTCTCTACAACTCGACGCACGATCGGTTTGTTGGCGACGGGGATCGTACATTTCTGTCGAAATTCCCCGTAGGGCCATACCTTACGTCCTAATCCTGCGGCGAGCACAATTGCGGTATGTATCATCAAAGTATTCCTAATTTCCGCCATGCGATATGCTGGTTCATGAATTCTGCTAAAAACGTTAAATCTGGATAAGCCGTCCCTAACTTCTTTTCATAAGGGACGACCCCTATCACTGGCACATCCGTCAACCGTTCAATTTCCAACGGGTTTGTCGCTTCAGCGAGTCCCGCGATCTCTGGACGCAAGCCGTTGAGGACGATCCCAGCAATTTGGATGTTGAACTGCCTCGCGAACCCGACAGTCAGGAGTGTATGATTCAGGGTGCCCAATCCGACCTGCGCGACGATGAGTATCGGCAATTGCAGTGTATTGATGAGATGTGCCACAAGGAAGTCGTCCAGAATCGGCACTGCGATCCCTCCGACCCCTTCCACGATGAGAAAGTTGTATTTCCGTTGAAGTGCTGCGAAAGCCGACTCGATGTCTGAGAGATTGATTTCTTTCTCTTCGATCCGCGCTGCCACGGACGGTGCCAACGGATGTCGGAGGAAGATAGGGTTGATTGCGGAAAGTTCGTCATCAATCTGAGCGGCGTGTTTGAGGAACTGAGCATCAGCGGTATCGCCTGTGCTGATGGGCTTCATCACGCCGACGTTTGTCCCGGCTTCTTTGAGGGATGCAGCGAACCCACCCGCGATAACGGTTTTCCCGATTTCTGTTCCTGTACCTGTAACGAAGATGCCTTGTGTCATACTGTGTTCGATTATACGCAAAAAAGCATTTTTCGTCAAGTGATTAGCGGTCAGCAGTCAGGATCGTTTAGTTTTACATATTTACTTTATTTTTGTGAATATTTTCTTCTGTAGGAGCGAGCTGTGCTCGCGATCCCTACGCGGAAATGCATAAAAAAACTGACAATTGAATGGTTCTGAACAGCTCTAAGGGAATGTTGCGTTCAGGGTTCTTTTTCTGTTATACTTGATACAATCATAACTAATTCTTGTTTCTCTTGGGTCGGGACAGTTCTTACAGCTATTTATAAGGGGGCAGTATGGGCTATAGTGATGGTAGGAAACAGCTACGGCGTATCTTGAGCCTAATCGATCGTCTCGAAAAAACAACACGTGGTATTAAGGTACGAGAGTTAGCAAGACTCTATGACGTTGATATGACGCGTATCTATGAGGATCTGAAAGTTATCGGAGATTTCTACGAACTGAAAAAGGATAGGGGTTCCTATTGGATTGAGGCAACCCGTCCACTGCGCTGGCCCCGTATCGACTCGGAAGAAGCACAGGTTCTGGAATTAGTGATTACGGCTTCGCCGCTTGCAAAAGAACAGCGTTTTGAGGCATCTCTCAAAAGGGTTTTGGAAAAACTTGACACGTCCCTTGCTGAACACATCCAATCAAAATTAGAGAAGGATGGTCCCGCGCAACTTGAGCGTGTCAACAACAGCGATGTGGTTAAGGAGCCTCTCCATCTCTCTGAGAATGTAGAGCCCTATGGGCGTGATAGTGATAATGACGTTGAGGAACATTTTCGTGTTTTGGAGGAGGCACTTTACGAACAAAAGGCGGTTCGGGCGGCGTATCGACCGGGTGGCAAAATGGAGTCTGTGAGACATGTCCTTCATCCGTACGCCATCTTTTTCCGGAGATCGGATTGGTATCTTGAGGCACGTTCCAATTTATCCGAGAACACATCGCTGACTTTCAAAATCCTGCGTTTCCAAAGCGTGACGCTAACAGATGAAACCTTTGAAATGCCTGCGGACTTTTCATTGTCCGAGGATTTGGCTTCTCGATGGGAACTCTTTAGCGGGGAACCGCTCAGCGTAACGCTCAAGATTGCCGCGCACAAGGCGTATCTCGTTACGGAAAAGGAACGCCATCGGTCGCAAGAGATTATAGAACGATGTTCAGATGGATCGGTGATTGTCCGTTATGAGGTGCCGAAAGAGGAATTTACGTTTTGGGTGTTGAGTCTTGGGGATGCAGTAGAAGTACTTGAACCACCCGAATTTCGATCAGAATTTCAGGAGATTGTGCGTAGGATGCATAATGTCTATTCTGGAAATTTGGAAGGGGTGTAGAAGTTTTTGCGTTTTTTATTGACCAGCCCGATAAAATAGTGTATAGTAAGTATTGGAGTGTTGGCGAGAAGTATCTCGATTACGAGATTGAAAAATTGGAATTTTTGTATGCCACATTCCAACATTTTAAGCATTTTAAGATGGCGATAAGAAGTGTCTCGATTACGAGATAAAAAAATTTGCAATACGGATAAGAATGTGCTATCATTAATTTTTAGTAGTTATTGGAATTTTAAGTATGACACATAAAACAGGCAAAAGGAATGTTGAGAAAACTTGGATCAATAGAAGTGAAACGAATCGATCTCTGGGTCGATGAGTCTGGGCAAGACACAAGAGGTAAATTGTTCATTGTCGCGGGGGCAGTAGTGGCTGCAGAAAATAGAGATGAGGCACGCCAATTCTATGCCTCCCTAGAAAAAATCTCGGGCAAAGGCAAGGTCAAATGGGCAGCTGCAGACAAAAATAAGCGTTTAACTTACCTACATACCGCAATCCAAGAAGCCGCTGCTCTTGATGTCACGCTCTTCTACAGCGAATTCCATCAAACAACGGATTATGACGGCGCAACAGTTGAAGGTATTGCAAGAATAGTCCATAAACTACACCGTTCCGCTTCTCGCATATACGTCCATGTTGATGGACTCACCGAATCTAAATGCAGCGATTACAGGGTTCGCTTGCGAAGGTTAGGGTGTCGTCGTGTTAGAGATGTGAGGGGAATTAGAAAAAGACAAAACGAGCCGCTCATAAGATTAGCAGATGCTCTAGCCGGGGGTATAGGAGCATCGCGAAAACATCAGAATAGCCAACTTGCTGGCCTTCTTTCACAAGCTGAGAAAGACGGAATTCTTGTTAAACTTTAAAACAGAAAACCACCCTCGTCAGAGAGTGGACAACCTATTCTCCCGGCCGGCCGGGGGACAGCTCAACCTACGTAATAGTTTTCGGCTGTGATTTTACTTCTGAGATTGGGCAAAAAACCACCTTGGTGAGAAGGTGGGCAACCTATCCTACTGACCGGTCAGCAGGCAGCTCAGCCTACGCAAAGTTTTCGGCTGCTACTTTACTTCTGCGAATGAACTACATGATAATAGTATAACCTTTTTTAGAAAAAAAGTCAAGGAATTCTTATAATTTCTAATTTTTTTTGAAAAAAATGCTGAATTTTCAAATTTTTAAGTCGATTTTTTTACTTTTGCGTAAAACGCAAATTTTATATGGTATCATTAAAGCATAGTAATAGACTCTAAGTTTGTAGGAAAATAGAATGAACCCTATTAAAGTTTTACCTGTCTACTCTAAACTCTCTCAATCTGAACCAAGCGCGGACATACCAACAGGACTTTCTTTGCGAGAACACCAAGTTAAAACTTTTGATGCAATTCGAGATCCTGACGTTGATGTTGTCTTCAACACGGCAGTGACTGGTGATGGAAAGAGTCTTGCAGCGTATCTTCCCGCATTAGTTGACAATCACCGCGTTTTGGCAATGTATCCAACGAATGAGTTAATCCGTGACCAGCGTGATCAGATAGAAACTTATTGTGGTTTGTTCAGTAGCAATATTACACCAGAGTGCATGTACAGTGAGCACCTATATGATCTCCGCGCGGAATTGGAGTTAGGCAGCCAAGCGGGCGCGATAGAGTTTTTGGCAGAAGGACATGAAGTTTTACTCACAAACCCGGATATTTTCAACCTGATTGCCAACTTCAAATACATGAGCGAGCACCAAAACCCTGATCGGCTACTGCAGACTATCTTGAATTGTTACGATGTATTTCTGTTTGACGAATTTCATATCTATGACGTTTCACAGGTGATTTCTGTGTTAACTGCGATGTTGTACATCATTGAACAAACACGAGGGACGCGCGACCGGAAGAAATTTGTCTTTCTTTCTGCTACGCCAAACCCTCTGCTGTTAGAGTGTTTGAAGCAATCCGGGCTTCGGTATAAAATTATTGAAGGGGACTATCGTTTTGAAAATGCCGACGAACAGCGTTGGAGTCAGATTTGCAAACCTTTTACCCTTCACTTTCATGGAATTGGGCGGCAGACCGAGGCATGGATTCAGAGCCATTATGAGGAAATAGCGAACTGGTTTTCAGAAAATCCTGGGTCGCGCGGGGCAATCATTGTTGATTCAGTCGCATCGGCGAAACGTATTGTAGCATTTCTCACGGAACGTCACGATGCAAAAGAGTTTCCAAGTGTTGGGGAAATCACAGGCTTAACCGGAAAATTGGACAGAAAATCAGCACGGGAAAAAGATCTACTTGTCGGAACATCAACGGTTGATGTCGGCGTTGATTTCAAGATCAACTACCTCATTTTTGAAGCACTTAACGCGGGCTCATGGGTTCAACGTCTTGGGCGTCTTGGGAGGCACAAAGGGTATAAACAAGATGATGGTACGAAGATTAACTTTACCAGTTTTGTGGCACACTCCTTGCTCCCGAAGTATGTAGCCGAACGGATAGAAGCAGCTGATATTCCTGAAGAGGTCAACAAAATTTCGTTGATAGATTCCATGCGAAACGAAGAAAAAGATAAACGTATTTTCTCACCAACCAACGATTTTCGGAACTATCAACGCTCATGGGGTTGGCTACATCCTGCCCACGTCATTAATATATTGGGACACCCGCGGTTGCGTGATAATTACGCGTCGCTACGCGAACAACTAACAGAAACCTACAACAACGTCTTCAAGCTGAACATCGGTGAGCGAGTAAAGTGGTATTATAAAATCACGCAAGAGCGACCTGAAATCATTGAAAACGTTGTAACTCACTTTCGCGGTGAAACGCCCTTCACGTGTGGTATCCTTGATCAAAATGATGGTGAAATTAAAACCTATGATTTGCTATGGATTCTCAGGAATGCTGAGACTGAATGGATAAATAAGCACGATTTCATGGAAATCGCTCAAGCACGAGATATTCAACCTCATCGGTATAAGTATGTTGATGTCTATCTACGGTTGCTAAAGTATCGTCCTGAACCTGAACGACTGCGGCTACGCTCCAATAAGGCAATTTTCAGCAGATTTAGTGAAGACGCATATTGCAAAGTAAAAGTGCGTCAAGGCTTTCAGATTGATGGCAATTTCCAAGGCATTAACAAAATAAACCGTTTACTCAAGCGTAAAAAACTTTTGTGTCTGATCCGTAAAGAGTCAGTAGATAAATTGAGAGCCTATTTACGCCTACCACCACTTTTTGGCATTTCTCGCTTAATTGACTCCGAAGGGAATCCACTGAGTGTTATCTTTTTTAAAGACGCGCTCTTGTTACAATCGTTGCCCTACATTTGGGCAGGGGAGGAATAATAATGGCTGAGCAACTTGAAATGTTTGATCAGTTAGATAACAACCAAGATAACAGCGAAGTGACACCTACACCTACGCAACTTGATCAGTTGGTTGATTTAACGGATGACGGAATTGAAGTCGAAGAGGAATCCGCTTATATTGCGCTGCTGAAAGGATCAGTTCCCGCTAATGATCATGTTTTGCAAGATTACGTTGAGATCGTAGGACCCCGAATGCAGAGAGAATACACGCTGCGATCGGCAAAAGGGAGTTCCGTTGAAAAATACGCGCTCAATGACGACCAAAGTATGCTGGCGCATATCCTGAACGGAGTTTTTCCAACCTTGCAGATTATGAGGGAATCTGAAGCGGATTTGAGCGATATTGAGAAACATCTCTATCTCATTGCTTATACACTTCATGACTTGGACAAGTTGGTAAATGTCCGAAAATTAAGTGTTGCTAATGCTAACGAGAAACGCGAATTTTATGGCTATCTGGATGAATGGGTAGAGCGGTTACACTTTGATAATTTTTGTCCAGAATATAATACTTACCGTGAGGACATTGGCTATTTAATCCTGAATACGCAAGTAAAATATGGTGCAGATCTCAACCCACAAAATTTTGATCGCCAACTTTCAGGGAACCGCTATGAGTTTTTGAAAAGGATGTGCCGGTTTTCCGATCTCATCGCTTATTTTATGAAAAATCCCGCAAGTTTTTTAGAGAGACGGGACATTTCGGAATCGCTTACTCATTTAAGTCGTGGAAAACTTGTGTTTGCGTATCACAAAGTTTCCGAGAATCGAGGGATGCTGACTAATGTCATTAACAATGCTGTGCTTGCGGAGATGCGAGACAATTTTGGGTGGAAACCGTTCTTATTTTTTCCTACTGGTGTGACATATCTGCGATCTCGGAATTTGGATGACAAAGCACTCCCAACAGGAGATGATATTGCTGAGATTGTTGTAGAGAAGCTCAAGACATACTGTACCTCCCGGCTTCGACAGAATCTAAACGGATTTACACGCGGCGGGAAAGGTTTCAAATATGCAGATTATTATGATGCCTTCTTTCAACCGGACGAAATGTTGGAATTAATCCAAAAAGGCTGCTTTAAGATTCTCCGACAGGATAAAGCACCTTCGGCAGGGAAACGATTGGCAAAGCTCCAGCAGCTTCAAACGGATGGTAAAATTCCTGAGGATATTTCACTGGATTTTGAAGACGATCTCCGCGTAGATCAGTTGGCGGAGTATCTCGTTGAGGTGGAGAAGCTGCTTGGCAAATTCGCGTCGCGGGAAGCTGTGGCCAACGAAATTCTTTCTTATTTAGGAGTGAATAACTTGCAAGAAGCCTTTGCATCTATCCCAAGTCAGGGGGGGGTGCCGTTGCCCTGGTATTTCGTCGCTGGTAAGTACCTCTTGCAAAATCGCGGCAAAGATGAAAATGACATGAGGGCTTTGTTTGAGGAAATAGCTAAGCATGTTACTAAGGTGTTTGCTGAAACTATCCAGAATCAGCCACAATCGGATAGCTTTACTACGCTGCGGGACTATGTTAAACAAACGGTTGATATTAACGGGCATCAAGGCATCCACCAAGACTTCCAGACTGAGCTCACTCGGTACACCAATACAAAAAAAGTTGGGAGGGGTTCAGATAAAGGATGTTCTCTCTGTTCATCGGTTTTTCAAACACAGGAATCTAGCGAAACAGACGTGATTTTTGCACCGCAAGTTTTTAGTCATAAAAGTCCGA
It includes:
- a CDS encoding NDP-sugar synthase codes for the protein MIHTAIVLAAGLGRKVWPYGEFRQKCTIPVANKPIVRRVVENLVEVGCERIIVVVGHHAQQVRGAVADIPNVVFVTQHPLDGTANAVLTASEHLENEPFLVVYGDIVTTSENLRTVISDFCAHDVAAAALVQPLGSEDASDWLCAGIDTGGTEDQNLSKLTGIEGHPRGGSHRLCGVYAFRSSATSYLLRNPGIVTRVPVGGMPPPESEIAQSLQLMIDDGRAVLAIQTNEFCVDVDKPWHVLEANTRMVDYLAKQVTADQIAPGASISDAADINGHVVLGKNSVIGPRVVVNGTLIAGANNNITNGAILHGNIFVGDQCRISDYCDVGSSTIGNRCIIGHGAEMAGVLFDKVYLYHYCEMSGVFGCATDIGAATVCGTLRFDDKDTAIQVEGRYEVPPSGANATYMGDYCRTGVNAILMPGRRIGSYSVVGPGVILYDDVPSKTIVMAKQELITKPWGPERYGW
- the bioD gene encoding dethiobiotin synthase, which produces MRIIEHSMTQGIFVTGTGTEIGKTVIAGGFAASLKEAGTNVGVMKPISTGDTADAQFLKHAAQIDDELSAINPIFLRHPLAPSVAARIEEKEINLSDIESAFAALQRKYNFLIVEGVGGIAVPILDDFLVAHLINTLQLPILIVAQVGLGTLNHTLLTVGFARQFNIQIAGIVLNGLRPEIAGLAEATNPLEIERLTDVPVIGVVPYEKKLGTAYPDLTFLAEFMNQHIAWRKLGIL
- a CDS encoding WYL domain-containing protein: MGYSDGRKQLRRILSLIDRLEKTTRGIKVRELARLYDVDMTRIYEDLKVIGDFYELKKDRGSYWIEATRPLRWPRIDSEEAQVLELVITASPLAKEQRFEASLKRVLEKLDTSLAEHIQSKLEKDGPAQLERVNNSDVVKEPLHLSENVEPYGRDSDNDVEEHFRVLEEALYEQKAVRAAYRPGGKMESVRHVLHPYAIFFRRSDWYLEARSNLSENTSLTFKILRFQSVTLTDETFEMPADFSLSEDLASRWELFSGEPLSVTLKIAAHKAYLVTEKERHRSQEIIERCSDGSVIVRYEVPKEEFTFWVLSLGDAVEVLEPPEFRSEFQEIVRRMHNVYSGNLEGV
- a CDS encoding DUF3800 domain-containing protein, encoding MLRKLGSIEVKRIDLWVDESGQDTRGKLFIVAGAVVAAENRDEARQFYASLEKISGKGKVKWAAADKNKRLTYLHTAIQEAAALDVTLFYSEFHQTTDYDGATVEGIARIVHKLHRSASRIYVHVDGLTESKCSDYRVRLRRLGCRRVRDVRGIRKRQNEPLIRLADALAGGIGASRKHQNSQLAGLLSQAEKDGILVKL
- the cas3 gene encoding type I-D CRISPR-associated helicase Cas3', which encodes MNPIKVLPVYSKLSQSEPSADIPTGLSLREHQVKTFDAIRDPDVDVVFNTAVTGDGKSLAAYLPALVDNHRVLAMYPTNELIRDQRDQIETYCGLFSSNITPECMYSEHLYDLRAELELGSQAGAIEFLAEGHEVLLTNPDIFNLIANFKYMSEHQNPDRLLQTILNCYDVFLFDEFHIYDVSQVISVLTAMLYIIEQTRGTRDRKKFVFLSATPNPLLLECLKQSGLRYKIIEGDYRFENADEQRWSQICKPFTLHFHGIGRQTEAWIQSHYEEIANWFSENPGSRGAIIVDSVASAKRIVAFLTERHDAKEFPSVGEITGLTGKLDRKSAREKDLLVGTSTVDVGVDFKINYLIFEALNAGSWVQRLGRLGRHKGYKQDDGTKINFTSFVAHSLLPKYVAERIEAADIPEEVNKISLIDSMRNEEKDKRIFSPTNDFRNYQRSWGWLHPAHVINILGHPRLRDNYASLREQLTETYNNVFKLNIGERVKWYYKITQERPEIIENVVTHFRGETPFTCGILDQNDGEIKTYDLLWILRNAETEWINKHDFMEIAQARDIQPHRYKYVDVYLRLLKYRPEPERLRLRSNKAIFSRFSEDAYCKVKVRQGFQIDGNFQGINKINRLLKRKKLLCLIRKESVDKLRAYLRLPPLFGISRLIDSEGNPLSVIFFKDALLLQSLPYIWAGEE
- the cas10d gene encoding type I-D CRISPR-associated protein Cas10d/Csc3 produces the protein MAEQLEMFDQLDNNQDNSEVTPTPTQLDQLVDLTDDGIEVEEESAYIALLKGSVPANDHVLQDYVEIVGPRMQREYTLRSAKGSSVEKYALNDDQSMLAHILNGVFPTLQIMRESEADLSDIEKHLYLIAYTLHDLDKLVNVRKLSVANANEKREFYGYLDEWVERLHFDNFCPEYNTYREDIGYLILNTQVKYGADLNPQNFDRQLSGNRYEFLKRMCRFSDLIAYFMKNPASFLERRDISESLTHLSRGKLVFAYHKVSENRGMLTNVINNAVLAEMRDNFGWKPFLFFPTGVTYLRSRNLDDKALPTGDDIAEIVVEKLKTYCTSRLRQNLNGFTRGGKGFKYADYYDAFFQPDEMLELIQKGCFKILRQDKAPSAGKRLAKLQQLQTDGKIPEDISLDFEDDLRVDQLAEYLVEVEKLLGKFASREAVANEILSYLGVNNLQEAFASIPSQGGVPLPWYFVAGKYLLQNRGKDENDMRALFEEIAKHVTKVFAETIQNQPQSDSFTTLRDYVKQTVDINGHQGIHQDFQTELTRYTNTKKVGRGSDKGCSLCSSVFQTQESSETDVIFAPQVFSHKSPINSGRVRRGICQLCKLEMMLRQILIRSRWNLIGAGYESVKIKWLYFYPSYFFTSETSKVIGKAYQNLKSLNFFDVRRKLHKGSAATDLVELDEFIIDTEIPETEKENLFKMDFSENDLATFYFCGIPTLGTRPTDTESWAMPTFLGLLSTLAFNAKVVVTESQVPLYHSAEDFKETVVLNAPHSFVTHVLKKDRLRIDEIETGLEKLAATYDINIDAFRDGAKPQWQHLNGVAGNIESDPLYVFHYLDVLRRKNKWDSFPKPRDGDIFIPERYLQFYETLGGDKMSLIEGIAERCFNFYGPDSFNANSILKVIALVEDVIINSDPTIDPIDLKWEARGEVHNLMQRVRSSRAQGFARLLQREESAAIEALINYFYDQVFMDDYKGQRAILRARRNRLNAGINAWYQANWQQFRKEKNEEATDVNN